tgtgtgGTTATTATTTTGTGACATCAAACCACCTTAAATTCCTGACAGTACAAAAAGAGTATTTAATACTCGGTTGCAACAGCTTAAAAGCCATGAAGCCAAAAAGAACTATTGAGAAATGATATTTAAGGATAACTTCAGCTGCCACTGCAAATCTGTCAGACGCCCCTTTCCACCGCTCTATCCACTGTGTTGCCCAGTGTACAGTGTTACACCCTTTTATTGTCGGATTCAGATTATCCGCTCTTCTCGGAACCGGCCGCTTACTTGTTTATCGTACTGTCAATTACTTTTAAGGTTCGGATCTTAACGGCGAGAACGCAACTGCTTTCCAATTAAGAGTAACGCATTGCGGGTAAGTAAAAATAAAGTGAAACGATAGCAAAGGATGGGAGGATGGGAACCCCATTTTCTGGCCTGGTCAAACTGGTGGTGGGGATGCATACACATGTCGTTGGGAGCTCCTCGGGAGACTGCCCCTTCCATCCAGCAAGCGCTTATGCAAATGGATTTTCAGCCAAGAGCGAAGGTCACTGCGTCCTTTGCGGTTCTCGAATGCATGCCTGGTTGGCATCTCACCCCGCTCCGGTGATCCGCTTCCAGAAACTCATTAACGGCAGTGTTGCCTTTTAAGTCGGCTCCTGGCTCCCGGCTCCTGGCCCTCGACTCCTTGGCCCTTGATGGCCGGGCCAAAGTCACAATAATTAAGTGAAGACGTTTGCGACAGGGATTAAAGTAATGGAACGTTTTTTACCGCCGAAAAGGGTCCTTGTGCATTTACTTAATCCGCTCAGGTCCCTAGTAGTAACCGGCTCCAACTGAATGCCAGTTGTGTGTAGAGTATCTTTGCTTCGGTGCTACGAGGGTGCCATTGAATCGCATTTTCTTGCTGCCTTTTTCACATTTAAGAATTTTACGgcattatatgtatgtacccATGTTAGTTTGCAGCGGGAAAAAAGCTTTGAGTGGATGGGAAAGCCGCTTAAACGCAACTCGAgactttttaataatttacgTCGACTGAGGCGCGATTCAAAGAGCATTTGGAGTGGCCCCTTCGTTGCCAAGGGGCAGGTGTACACAAATAGagatacaaaataaaaaaagataGCATTAGACGCTGGGAGAGTGTTTCCCATTAAAGTTTATGCAAATCCCTTAAATGTCGAATGGATAAGGATTACTAGGCCGACGTCTGCGTCTTAATGATCCGGTAGTTGCCTTTTTTCTCCCATTTCTCGCCACTTCTCTTCCGGTATCCATCCACCGACCATCTGCCTCCACCCAGCTCCGAGAGCATTAGGAATCCGCCAATTTTGCAGAACAGAAGGGAGATGTATTGTATAGACAGCAGCGTATCGTTCCAGCCCCACAACATGCTCCAGTGATTGCTGAACACATCGTGATATAGCAGGGCAACCACCGTCAAATAGGCAAACAGTTTGCAATGGAACCCAAGCCAAATGAAAACCAAAAGGCCAAATGACACGATGCTGAAAAGGGTCtggaaaattatgaaaaattaattaaccaTTTATAATAGGTAATTGTGCAACTTACCTCCAAGCCCTCGTCTATCCAAATGATGTACAAGCTGGACAGGCAGAGCCTTCCTCCGAGCAATAACATATTATACTTTGTCTGGAACCAGTCCATCTGATCCCTCAGATTGATTTTGGCcgccatcagcagcagcagggagCCCACATCCAGGCTGTCGTTGAAGAGGAAGTAGAAGAACATGGTCCATATCGAGAAGAACAGCCGGTGGACAACTCTTCCGATGAGCAGCAGGGTCACTCCGCTCACCGCCTTTCGTGTGCAGAGAATAAGAAAGATGGCGCCAATGGTCAGCAGGACATCAAAGCATGTGTAGAAGTGCCCGAAGCACTCGTTCACGTCCATCACAATCGCTCTTTCCCTGCCCACAAGTGGTGTGTGGACCACTGAATAGAAGACCTCCATAAAGTAGTACGACATCACCAAGAACGGCATATACTTCAGAACAATGGGCCTCATCTCGCGCCTAAGAGTATTGATTGTTTTCGATACCATGATGAACTCGTTTTtagattttaatttgaaagtCTCTCTCGaacataaattaattttttatgcaCAGCAATCTATGTTATTTGATTTAGTTTCCGAGATCTTGACGTTTGACAAACATGCCTAGTTATTcttatcaaaaatatataaacttgATATCTTTATTCTGCCTGTTGCATTCTTTTCGACGAATCTAGCATACCCTTCTCATAAGCTTTAAAAACAATGAAACACAAACAGTGCTTTATGTagcaaatataatattatactTATGATTTTGTATAATTAGTATTTGTAAAATTGTTTGAATAACTATTGTAGCATTATTTTATCTGACTTGTAAGCAATAATTCCTAATCCTTTCTTGGACTGTCTTATCCTTTGTCGAACCTCTCCTTTTTAATTAGCTCGTCATTATTAGTAAGCCCAAATATCTCGGAGGCGTAATATTCGCAGGTTTTGGCCCTTAGAGCAATCTTTTCGTGTGTTGAGGGGCGAACATTCAATTTCGTGCCGCGCCTAATTGTCAGTAATTGTTGGCGGCGCCATTGGCAGACCGCAGGGTTATATTAGTTAATTGGCCGCCAGAAGGTAGAGTGTCCTTCCTTGAGAATCTGCCCAGGAAAATACTtgtgcaccacttgtgggtatCAGACGACTTCCAGGAATTCAAAGCTTCAAAGATTGAACACCTTAGTCAAGGGTACGGGGTGTGGAGCTCAAGATTATTTTCTCATCAAGTAAATAAGTAACAAACACACTTACATATGGTAGAAAGTTTAGCAAGTGTAGTTATAACTTCATATCTGCCTAAGCCTAGTTCCCAATATAATAAGGTAGATTATAAGTATAGTTATATCGAAGCAAAATAAGCAGATTAGCTAACATTATCATTGGTGCAAAGCAGGGAAATGAACGCTTCAATACTAAAGTCATAATCTGACTGCGAAAACCTAGACAATCTATAAAGTGTTTGAGTTCACTTCGCTCGCTGAAAGACACCTCatcgccacttgttttcgcAGAGTAAGGGTGCGGCAAAGTGACTGGATTCCAGTTTGATGCCAATGACTGTCAACAACTTTTGACATTTTGCAATTTATCTGCTTACACAGCAGAAATTAATGCCACAAGTGGAAAACATTGTAGCTGGTTCAAGGTAATGAGCAGTTGAGTGGGTAAAATCGTAAGGGCAAAGAAGATGCCGCAAaagaagaaaatcaaaaaaccaaTCCATGTTGATGACATCTAAGCGCTTTCCCATCCTTGTTCCTTTTGAATTTGGAAAAGGTATTTGGCAGATATTACGCCAAGGTCCTTGGCAAAGACATAGGCACAATCTAATGGCATGGAATGTAAGTAAAACTTAGTCATCAAGAAAGAATAGTTCTAAAGTAAAACAATGGCAATGACATGTAAACAAGATCGTAACCCTTAAATTTGACCCAGAAATATTCATTATGGCCATTCTGACAACTTGTTTATACTGTAACCATATCCCGGAGCACTAATTACTACCAAGATGGCAGTGAAAATAATGACAATAGCATTGGCCTTGCCATGGTCATGGATTTGCCAGGAACTGTTCGCCACTATCCTTCGAAATAAATGAGCAGGATGAAAAACTTGGTAACCAGCCATTACAAGTTCCCATGCCTGGGGAAAGTTTATTAATTGAGCCTATTAGTTGCCTTCTTCTTGTTGCCAACCACGACGTGATGAACATTTCCCAAAGAAATTTGTAATAAGCCAGCGGCATCAGAATTTTATGGAATATTTGTATATTCCTCATTTAAGATTGCAAAAATATATTAGGGCGATGCGACGCTGCTAGATTACTAAAAAATTCACAAACTTTTAGCTGgaataattttcaaataatataCTGCAgttatgccacaacaatttttatgtattattaGGAAAAATCAGTTGTCTTACTAAGAATATAAGTAAGCACTTCAAGCGAAATTATGATATCATTTTTTGAAAATCCTAAGGTGCGCAATCTTCGAATCACTCTTTTGCACTTTTTCACTTAGTATAGATATTCTGGAAAAGAGCATTTGAGATGCTCGTCTTGTGGTGTTTGCTTAAACATTTTGCTCGGCAATCAAATCAGCTATAGGACCTTGGGGCGTGAGGAGACTGAAGGATGGGGGCGAGCagaaagggggcgtggctgccgAAGGAAGCGACGAAGATACAGTTCGTTGATTTTGttacaaataatttaaatcTATGTCAACATTTGGAACGCATCGCGATAATAATTCATTTTTGCCTTTCGCCGCAGCTTCGTGACAGCTAATCACTAGAGAGAGACGGCGATAGACAGacagatagagagagagatatAGGGTGCGACTGACAGGCggaaaggcaaataaaaatggaCAGTGACAGCCATTTTGAAAAATGGCGTCATGGCTGCCCGATTTCCGCCGGCAAATGAATTTTCCCatttgacgtcgtcgacgttGTTTTGTGTGCTAATTTAACG
This genomic stretch from Drosophila mauritiana strain mau12 chromosome 2L, ASM438214v1, whole genome shotgun sequence harbors:
- the LOC117145231 gene encoding uncharacterized protein T02E1.7, whose translation is MVSKTINTLRREMRPIVLKYMPFLVMSYYFMEVFYSVVHTPLVGRERAIVMDVNECFGHFYTCFDVLLTIGAIFLILCTRKAVSGVTLLLIGRVVHRLFFSIWTMFFYFLFNDSLDVGSLLLLMAAKINLRDQMDWFQTKYNMLLLGGRLCLSSLYIIWIDEGLETLFSIVSFGLLVFIWLGFHCKLFAYLTVVALLYHDVFSNHWSMLWGWNDTLLSIQYISLLFCKIGGFLMLSELGGGRWSVDGYRKRSGEKWEKKGNYRIIKTQTSA